One region of Rhodocaloribacter litoris genomic DNA includes:
- a CDS encoding mandelate racemase/muconate lactonizing enzyme family protein, with amino-acid sequence MKLTVQTLTLRLHTPFRIAHGTSTERQNVLVRLGEGLGEGALPPYYGHALREVVAYVQGLDADALLATDPPPLTHLLDDLPPGPAPARAAVDIALHDHWARRLGQPLYRLWGLDPHRMPPSARTLGIPEHPAELQRTLAPLTDPPLLKLKLGTGDPARDLALVRRVRAETTAPLCVDANGAWSLREAAALIPKLAEHEPVFIEQPIPAEEADAWHLLRRLLPRGMPPLIADESARTADDVILLAGAADGVNVKLSKAGGLAEARRMITLARALDMKVLLGCMIESSVGLTAAAHLAPLADFLDLDGTLFLADDPFDGLTFDNGRITLPDRPGHGAIPRRSS; translated from the coding sequence ATGAAACTCACCGTTCAAACGCTCACGCTGCGGCTGCACACCCCCTTCCGGATTGCACACGGCACCAGCACCGAACGCCAGAACGTGCTCGTCCGGCTGGGGGAGGGACTGGGCGAAGGGGCCCTGCCGCCTTACTACGGCCATGCCCTGCGGGAGGTCGTCGCCTACGTGCAGGGGCTGGACGCAGACGCCCTGCTGGCAACCGACCCGCCCCCCCTCACCCATTTGCTCGACGACCTGCCGCCCGGTCCCGCACCGGCCCGCGCCGCCGTCGACATCGCCCTGCACGACCACTGGGCCCGCCGCCTCGGCCAGCCGCTCTACCGCCTCTGGGGGCTCGACCCGCACCGCATGCCGCCCAGCGCACGCACACTCGGCATCCCGGAGCATCCGGCCGAGTTGCAACGCACCCTTGCTCCCCTCACCGACCCGCCCCTGCTCAAGCTCAAACTGGGCACCGGCGATCCGGCCCGCGACCTCGCCCTCGTACGCCGCGTCCGCGCCGAAACCACCGCCCCGCTCTGCGTGGACGCCAACGGCGCCTGGTCCCTTCGCGAAGCCGCCGCGTTGATCCCGAAACTGGCCGAGCACGAACCGGTTTTCATCGAACAGCCCATCCCGGCCGAGGAGGCCGACGCGTGGCACCTGCTCCGCCGCCTCCTCCCGCGCGGGATGCCGCCCCTGATTGCGGACGAGAGCGCCCGCACCGCCGACGACGTGATCCTGCTGGCCGGCGCCGCCGACGGCGTCAACGTCAAGCTCTCGAAGGCCGGCGGGCTGGCCGAAGCCCGGCGCATGATCACCCTGGCCCGGGCGCTCGACATGAAGGTGCTCCTGGGATGTATGATCGAGAGCTCCGTCGGCCTTACCGCCGCCGCCCACCTGGCTCCCCTGGCCGACTTCCTCGACCTCGACGGAACCCTGTTCCTGGCCGATGACCCCTTCGACGGCCTGACCTTCGACAACGGCCGCATCACCCTCCCCGACCGCCCCGGCCACGGCGCCATCCCCCGGCGCTCCTCCTGA
- a CDS encoding NAD(P)H-quinone oxidoreductase — protein sequence MKAVLLKRPGGPDQLYIGTCRRPRPKKDELLVRVEATALNRADLLQREGRYPPPKGAPEILGLEMAGVVEQVGKDVTAWKAGDRVFGLLAGGGYAEYAVIHQDMAMRIPDNLSFEEAAALPEAFLTAFQALYWLGQLRAGERVLIHAGGSGVGTAAIQIVRAAGAHAFITASPSKHGLCRELGAELTINYHEEDFAERVRKATKGRGVDLILDFIGAPYLERNLQALARDGRLVLLATLGGSRLDRLDLRLLFQKRARMIASTLRDRELDYKIRLTKEVASLLNYLLQEGRVRPVIDTVYNWVNVADAHRRMEANRNAGKIVLRITRD from the coding sequence ATGAAAGCCGTTCTGCTCAAACGCCCTGGTGGTCCCGACCAACTCTATATCGGCACGTGCCGCAGGCCACGCCCGAAGAAAGACGAACTGCTCGTCCGGGTGGAGGCGACGGCCCTGAACCGGGCGGATCTGCTGCAGCGGGAGGGCCGGTATCCGCCCCCGAAAGGGGCGCCGGAAATCCTGGGGCTGGAGATGGCCGGTGTCGTCGAGCAGGTGGGTAAGGATGTCACGGCGTGGAAGGCGGGGGATCGGGTCTTCGGCCTGCTGGCCGGCGGCGGCTATGCCGAATATGCCGTCATTCACCAGGACATGGCCATGCGCATCCCGGACAACCTCTCTTTCGAGGAGGCGGCGGCCCTCCCCGAGGCGTTTCTGACGGCTTTTCAGGCGCTCTACTGGCTCGGCCAGCTCCGGGCCGGCGAGCGCGTCCTGATCCACGCCGGCGGCAGTGGCGTGGGGACGGCGGCCATACAGATCGTGCGTGCGGCCGGAGCCCATGCGTTCATCACGGCTTCCCCCTCGAAGCATGGCCTCTGCCGGGAGCTGGGCGCCGAGCTGACGATCAACTACCACGAGGAGGACTTCGCCGAGCGCGTCCGCAAGGCGACGAAGGGACGGGGTGTGGACCTCATCCTCGACTTCATCGGGGCGCCGTACCTGGAACGCAACCTGCAAGCCCTGGCCCGCGATGGCCGGCTGGTGCTGCTGGCCACCCTGGGCGGCAGCCGCCTCGACCGGCTCGACCTCCGCCTGCTCTTCCAGAAACGCGCCCGGATGATCGCTTCGACCCTGCGCGACCGGGAACTGGACTACAAGATCCGGCTGACGAAGGAAGTGGCGTCGCTGCTGAACTACCTGCTGCAGGAGGGGCGCGTCCGGCCCGTCATCGACACGGTCTACAACTGGGTCAACGTGGCCGACGCCCACCGGCGCATGGAGGCCAACCGCAATGCGGGGAAGATCGTCCTGCGCATCACCCGCGATTAA
- a CDS encoding PFL family protein, with product MHYDIREVIDTVQMLEVEHFDIRTITLGISLRDCSSRLPQTVRARVYDKIRRTAAHHVRVTEEIESLFGVRITNKRIAVTPIALVADGAGRDVFIDLARVLEAAAADVGVDYIAGFSALVEKGMTAGDRALIDALPEALAGTERVCGSVNCGSTAAGINADAVLAMARAVKETARLTADRNSIGCARLVAFCNAVQDNPFVAGAFHGPSEPEATINVGISGPGVILRAVNEVGPDADFGTLADAIKRTAFKITRAGELIGHRCAEQLSRKTGTPISFGIVDISLAPTPAEGDSIAEILTAMGLEDVGAPGTTAALALLNESVKKGGLMAARYVGGLSGAFIPVAEDEAMVRAALRGHISLEKLEAMTAICSVGLDMIALPGDTPVETIAGIMLDEFAIGMVNNKTTSCRLIPVAGKQVGDVVDYGGLLGRAPIMPVSALSSVPFARRGGRLPAPIRSLTN from the coding sequence ATGCACTACGACATCCGCGAGGTCATCGACACGGTGCAGATGCTCGAAGTCGAGCACTTCGACATCCGCACGATCACGCTCGGGATCTCACTGCGCGACTGCAGCAGCCGCCTGCCCCAGACGGTCCGGGCCCGCGTCTACGACAAGATACGGCGCACGGCCGCCCATCACGTCCGTGTGACCGAGGAGATCGAATCGCTCTTCGGGGTGCGGATCACCAACAAGCGCATCGCCGTCACCCCCATCGCCCTGGTAGCCGACGGGGCCGGGCGCGACGTGTTCATCGACCTGGCCCGCGTGCTGGAAGCGGCTGCCGCCGACGTGGGCGTCGACTACATCGCCGGGTTTTCGGCCCTCGTCGAAAAGGGAATGACTGCCGGAGACCGGGCGCTCATCGACGCCCTGCCCGAGGCCCTGGCTGGAACGGAGCGGGTCTGCGGCTCGGTCAACTGCGGCTCGACGGCGGCCGGTATCAACGCCGATGCCGTGCTGGCGATGGCCCGGGCCGTGAAGGAGACGGCCCGCCTGACGGCAGACCGGAACTCCATCGGATGTGCTCGCCTCGTGGCCTTCTGCAACGCCGTCCAGGACAACCCCTTCGTGGCCGGCGCTTTCCACGGCCCGAGTGAGCCGGAGGCAACCATCAACGTGGGCATCTCTGGGCCGGGCGTCATCCTGCGTGCCGTCAATGAGGTCGGTCCCGATGCCGACTTCGGTACGCTGGCCGACGCCATCAAGCGCACGGCATTCAAGATCACCCGGGCGGGCGAGCTGATCGGCCACCGGTGTGCCGAACAACTCAGCCGGAAAACCGGCACCCCCATCTCGTTCGGCATCGTCGACATCTCCCTGGCGCCGACCCCGGCCGAAGGCGACTCGATCGCCGAGATCCTGACGGCCATGGGACTCGAAGACGTCGGCGCGCCCGGCACCACGGCGGCCCTGGCCCTCCTGAACGAATCCGTCAAAAAGGGGGGGCTCATGGCGGCCCGGTACGTCGGCGGCCTCAGCGGGGCCTTCATCCCGGTGGCCGAAGACGAGGCCATGGTGCGGGCGGCCCTGCGAGGCCATATCAGCCTGGAAAAGCTCGAAGCCATGACCGCCATCTGCTCCGTCGGCCTCGACATGATCGCCCTGCCCGGCGACACGCCGGTGGAGACGATCGCCGGGATCATGCTCGACGAGTTCGCCATCGGCATGGTGAACAACAAGACCACCTCGTGCCGCCTCATCCCGGTCGCCGGCAAGCAGGTCGGGGACGTGGTGGACTACGGCGGGCTGCTGGGACGCGCGCCGATCATGCCCGTCTCGGCCCTCTCGAGCGTACCATTCGCCCGGCGGGGCGGTCGCCTCCCCGCCCCGATCCGCAGCCTGACGAACTGA
- a CDS encoding ACT domain-containing protein, which produces MTDIRRLVERVAAAMGPEARPEQVEAVAQAVLDEVLGDRIPPSPPYDSPEPGERAILTAYGLDRPGILAAITNVVSEAGCNILDVSQKILQGYFTLIMLTDITDLKGTLRALQDRLTEVGHRMQVRVILQHEDLFNAMHRP; this is translated from the coding sequence ATGACCGACATTCGCCGTCTTGTCGAACGCGTGGCGGCCGCCATGGGACCGGAGGCCCGCCCGGAGCAGGTGGAGGCCGTGGCCCAGGCCGTCCTGGACGAAGTGCTCGGCGACCGGATACCCCCGTCCCCGCCCTACGACTCGCCCGAACCCGGCGAGCGGGCCATCCTGACCGCCTATGGTCTGGACCGCCCCGGTATCCTGGCCGCCATCACGAACGTCGTCTCCGAGGCCGGGTGCAACATCCTCGACGTCTCGCAAAAGATCCTCCAGGGCTACTTCACGCTCATCATGCTGACCGACATCACCGACCTGAAAGGTACGCTGCGTGCCCTTCAGGACCGGTTGACCGAGGTCGGTCATCGGATGCAGGTGCGCGTCATCCTGCAACACGAGGATCTTTTCAACGCCATGCACCGGCCCTAG